A window of the Chlamydia sp. genome harbors these coding sequences:
- the lpxA gene encoding acyl-ACP--UDP-N-acetylglucosamine O-acyltransferase has translation MTNIHPTAIVEDGARIGNNVTIEPYAIVKKNVTLCDDVVVKSYAYIDGFTTIGRGTIVWPSAMIGNKPQDLKFKGEKTFVEIGEHCEIREFAMITSSTFEGTKVSVGNNCLIMPWAHIAHNCSVGNNVVFSTHVQLAGHVQVGDCVTIGSMVGVHQFVRIGSYAMVGAMSAVRRDIPPFTIGTGNPYALGGINKVGLQRRCVPFETRLALIKTFKRVFRSEESFQDSLESVLEDFGEFSEVRHFVEFCRQPSKRGIERGTDCEVPFEESIEKKEGAFVES, from the coding sequence ATGACCAACATTCATCCTACAGCAATTGTGGAAGATGGGGCGCGGATTGGAAACAATGTAACGATAGAACCCTATGCTATTGTAAAAAAGAATGTGACGCTTTGTGATGATGTAGTGGTCAAGTCCTACGCATATATCGATGGGTTCACAACAATCGGCCGAGGGACAATAGTTTGGCCTTCTGCAATGATTGGGAATAAACCACAAGATCTCAAATTCAAAGGGGAGAAAACCTTTGTTGAAATTGGAGAGCATTGTGAAATCCGCGAATTTGCTATGATCACTTCCTCTACGTTTGAGGGAACTAAGGTTTCTGTAGGGAATAATTGCTTAATTATGCCCTGGGCACATATCGCGCATAATTGTTCTGTGGGGAATAATGTGGTGTTTAGCACGCACGTACAGTTGGCTGGGCACGTACAAGTTGGTGATTGCGTGACTATAGGCAGCATGGTGGGAGTTCATCAGTTTGTTCGCATAGGTTCTTATGCAATGGTGGGGGCTATGAGTGCTGTTCGCCGCGATATTCCGCCCTTTACCATAGGAACGGGGAATCCATATGCTTTGGGGGGAATTAACAAAGTTGGATTACAGCGGCGTTGTGTGCCTTTTGAAACTCGCTTAGCATTAATTAAAACCTTTAAACGAGTTTTTCGTTCAGAGGAGTCTTTCCAAGATTCTTTAGAAAGCGTGTTAGAGGATTTTGGAGAATTCTCCGAAGTGCGTCACTTTGTTGAATTCTGTCGACAGCCAAGTAAGCGAGGTATAGAGAGGGGTACAGATTGTGAGGTGCCTTTCGAAGAGTCAATAGAGAAAAAAGAAGGAGCATTCGTTGAATCTTAG
- the fmt gene encoding methionyl-tRNA formyltransferase gives MNLRVVYLGTPQFAATVLETLLDAHILVVGVVTRVDKPQKRSSRLISSPVKQLALSKNIPLLQPIKTTDPDFLTQLREWQADVFVVVAYGVILKQELLDIPKYGCYNLHAGLLPAYRGAAPIQRCIMDGGTLSGNTVIRMDAGMDTGDIANINHVLIGEDMTAGELSEVLAASGGQLLLKTLQEIEAGTIHHIPQNNEMASLAPKLTKEDGLVNWSASASQVYAHIRGVSPSPGAWTRFSSKDGKIRRLGILSARMAFLSGDYGAPGQVLQNSGEDLVVACCQGALRLLVVQPEGKGSMSAKDFFNGQSRLISHFI, from the coding sequence TTGAATCTTAGAGTCGTTTATCTGGGGACTCCTCAATTTGCGGCTACTGTTTTAGAAACGCTGTTGGATGCGCATATCCTCGTTGTTGGTGTTGTTACACGAGTAGACAAACCACAGAAACGTTCGTCTAGATTAATCAGCTCGCCTGTAAAGCAGTTAGCTTTATCTAAAAATATCCCTTTGCTTCAACCTATCAAAACAACAGATCCTGATTTCCTTACTCAGCTACGAGAATGGCAGGCGGATGTTTTTGTCGTTGTTGCGTATGGGGTAATTTTAAAGCAGGAGCTTCTCGATATCCCTAAATATGGGTGTTATAATCTTCATGCTGGATTGTTACCAGCATATCGAGGGGCTGCGCCTATTCAGCGCTGCATTATGGATGGTGGAACTCTTTCTGGAAATACAGTGATCCGCATGGATGCCGGCATGGATACCGGAGATATCGCAAATATCAACCATGTCCTTATTGGAGAGGACATGACTGCAGGTGAGCTTTCTGAAGTTCTTGCCGCTTCTGGTGGGCAACTTTTGTTAAAAACTTTACAAGAAATAGAAGCGGGAACTATTCATCATATTCCCCAAAATAATGAGATGGCTTCCTTAGCTCCTAAGTTGACTAAGGAGGATGGGTTGGTGAATTGGAGTGCTTCTGCGTCTCAAGTGTACGCACATATTCGTGGAGTCTCTCCTTCCCCAGGGGCGTGGACGCGCTTTTCCTCCAAAGATGGGAAGATACGGCGTCTAGGGATTCTTTCTGCTCGGATGGCATTCCTTTCAGGTGATTATGGTGCTCCTGGGCAAGTGCTTCAGAATTCTGGAGAAGATTTAGTAGTTGCTTGTTGTCAAGGAGCTTTAAGACTACTCGTAGTGCAACCCGAAGGGAAGGGCTCTATGAGTGCAAAAGATTTTTTTAATGGGCAATCTCGGTTGATTTCCCATTTTATCTAA